In Pseudoalteromonas translucida KMM 520, the following are encoded in one genomic region:
- a CDS encoding leucyl aminopeptidase family protein, which translates to MSALLRHTSSGIPLSFILKNELTDWLTQQPTFVQNWLANSGFEKQGLALVPNPETGELNHVYCIMRSSDDFWAAGDLATKLPLGCYQIQGEKQLVEQLALGFVLGGYEFSEYKEKITAKAQLGIADKTLYEQIKQQADAIGLARDLVNTPAADMMPQHLAQVMSDLADTFDGDFTQWIGDELLEQNYPTIHMVGRASENKPRLLDLKWGAKDAPLITLVGKGVCFDSGGLDLKPSAGMRNMKKDMGGAAHVIALAQLIMAANLPIRLRVLVPAVENAVSRNAFRPGDVVKTRKGIMVEIDNTDAEGRLVLCDALSEAQNDEPELIIDFATLTGACRVALGTELPGFFCTERTIANSIMDAGLSVNDPVWQLPLFDQYKSFLNSDVADMANCASTPFGGAITAALYLKEFIEPTTPWVHFDVMAWNLRALPGRPVGGEALGIRAVFNYLQNRFN; encoded by the coding sequence ATGAGTGCATTACTTCGTCATACTTCTTCTGGAATTCCTTTATCTTTTATCCTTAAAAACGAATTAACCGACTGGCTTACGCAGCAGCCTACATTTGTACAAAACTGGTTAGCAAATAGTGGTTTTGAAAAGCAAGGGCTAGCATTAGTACCAAACCCGGAAACGGGTGAACTTAACCATGTTTATTGCATAATGCGCAGCAGTGATGACTTTTGGGCTGCAGGCGACTTAGCCACCAAGTTACCGCTTGGCTGTTATCAAATTCAAGGTGAAAAGCAACTAGTTGAGCAGCTTGCCTTAGGCTTTGTGTTGGGTGGTTATGAATTTAGTGAGTACAAAGAAAAAATCACCGCAAAAGCGCAGCTAGGTATTGCTGACAAAACACTTTACGAGCAAATAAAACAACAAGCCGACGCAATTGGTTTAGCCCGCGATTTAGTTAATACGCCGGCTGCCGACATGATGCCGCAACATTTAGCACAAGTAATGAGTGATTTAGCCGATACCTTTGATGGAGACTTTACTCAGTGGATTGGGGATGAGTTGTTAGAACAAAACTACCCAACAATTCATATGGTTGGTCGTGCGAGTGAAAATAAGCCGCGTTTACTCGATTTAAAATGGGGCGCAAAAGACGCACCATTAATTACTTTGGTTGGTAAAGGTGTATGTTTTGACTCAGGCGGGCTTGACTTAAAACCTAGTGCCGGTATGCGTAACATGAAAAAAGACATGGGCGGCGCAGCACATGTAATTGCGCTTGCTCAGCTTATAATGGCTGCTAATTTACCAATTAGATTACGCGTGTTAGTACCTGCGGTTGAAAACGCGGTTTCGCGTAACGCATTTCGCCCAGGCGATGTAGTAAAAACCCGTAAAGGCATTATGGTTGAAATTGACAATACCGATGCCGAAGGACGTTTAGTATTATGTGACGCGCTTAGCGAAGCCCAAAACGACGAGCCTGAGCTTATCATTGACTTTGCTACCTTAACAGGTGCGTGTCGAGTTGCTTTAGGCACTGAACTACCAGGGTTTTTCTGTACTGAGCGTACTATTGCTAATAGTATTATGGACGCAGGGTTGAGCGTAAATGATCCGGTATGGCAACTGCCGTTATTTGATCAATACAAGTCATTTTTAAACAGTGATGTGGCCGATATGGCAAACTGTGCAAGCACCCCATTTGGCGGCGCAATTACCGCTGCACTGTATTTAAAAGAATTTATTGAGCCAACTACGCCTTGGGTACATTTTGATGTAATGGCATGGAACTTACGTGCTCTACCAGGTCGCCCAGTAGGCGGTGAAGCGCTAGGTATTCGTGCAGTATTTAATTACTTGCAAAACCGTTTTAACTAA
- a CDS encoding VOC family protein, translated as MKLLGIHHAAIICSDYPRAKHFYSKILKLKIINEHFREARNSYKLDLALPDGSQLELFSFAGAPERPSYPEAQGLRHLAFKVSDVHVAKAYLESQGVSVEDIREDEITGKKFTFFADPDNLPLELYEV; from the coding sequence ATGAAACTACTTGGCATTCATCATGCCGCTATTATTTGCAGCGACTACCCTCGCGCTAAGCATTTTTATAGCAAAATATTAAAGCTTAAAATTATTAATGAGCACTTTAGGGAAGCGCGAAACTCTTATAAATTAGACTTAGCTTTACCTGATGGCAGTCAACTTGAGTTGTTTTCGTTTGCTGGCGCACCAGAGCGCCCAAGTTACCCTGAAGCACAAGGGTTAAGGCATTTGGCATTTAAAGTAAGTGATGTGCACGTGGCTAAAGCGTATTTAGAGTCGCAAGGGGTTAGCGTAGAGGACATAAGAGAAGATGAAATAACCGGCAAAAAGTTTACTTTTTTTGCCGATCCGGATAATTTACCGCTTGAGTTGTATGAGGTTTAA
- a CDS encoding methylated-DNA--[protein]-cysteine S-methyltransferase — translation MIIQTLLPSPIDDIIIQGSENGVSYVGFYPSKNYPITALSEVTNTAILCAAAQLNEYFAKQRTTFTVPLDTQGTDFQQSVWQALLKVPYGELKTYGDIAKVLNNPKAVRAVGAANGKNPISIIVPCHRIIGANAKLTGYAGGLARKQWLLQHETG, via the coding sequence ATGATAATTCAAACCTTACTACCAAGTCCTATCGACGATATTATAATTCAAGGCAGCGAAAATGGCGTGAGCTATGTGGGTTTTTACCCATCTAAAAATTATCCCATTACAGCGCTTAGCGAAGTGACTAATACCGCTATTTTGTGCGCAGCAGCACAGCTTAATGAGTATTTTGCTAAGCAGCGCACTACCTTTACTGTACCTTTAGATACCCAAGGAACTGATTTTCAGCAAAGTGTATGGCAGGCATTACTTAAGGTCCCCTATGGAGAGCTTAAAACGTATGGCGATATTGCTAAGGTATTAAACAACCCCAAAGCGGTACGCGCTGTTGGCGCTGCAAATGGCAAAAACCCAATAAGTATTATTGTGCCGTGTCATCGTATTATTGGCGCAAACGCAAAATTAACAGGTTACGCGGGTGGACTTGCAAGAAAACAATGGTTATTGCAGCACGAAACCGGTTGA
- the rlmF gene encoding 23S rRNA (adenine(1618)-N(6))-methyltransferase RlmF, which produces MKASTSRAKLHPRNQHLNGYDFDLLTEQHPVLSAFIITTPAGTKSIDFSDNKAVKTLNQALLKAHYKVDFWDIPQHNLCPPIPGRVDYIHYLADLLADDNQTHIPTGRQVKVLDIGTGANLVYPLTGGHEYNWHFTGTDIDPAAIKVAKQIAQFNHLKITLKQQKNAANIFKGVINSKDLYHLTLCNPPFHASSEDAVKGSERKWKNLGKAPSSTLNFGGQNNELWCEGGEVQFISNMIKESAAVAEQVMWFTSLVSKKDNIAALEQALKQHPIAQYKIVDMAQGQKVSRFIAWSYFDKDTRAQICEELG; this is translated from the coding sequence ATGAAAGCAAGCACCTCACGCGCAAAACTACACCCTCGTAATCAACACTTAAATGGCTACGATTTTGACCTATTAACTGAGCAGCATCCTGTACTTTCTGCTTTTATTATTACAACACCTGCAGGTACAAAAAGTATTGATTTTAGTGATAACAAAGCGGTAAAAACACTTAATCAAGCCCTTTTAAAAGCCCATTACAAAGTAGATTTTTGGGATATTCCACAGCACAACTTATGCCCACCTATTCCGGGGCGAGTAGACTACATTCATTATTTGGCCGACTTATTAGCCGACGATAACCAAACGCACATTCCCACTGGCCGCCAAGTTAAAGTATTAGACATTGGCACCGGCGCTAACTTGGTTTACCCGCTCACAGGCGGGCATGAATATAACTGGCATTTTACTGGCACCGACATTGACCCTGCAGCCATTAAAGTAGCAAAACAAATTGCGCAATTTAATCATTTAAAAATAACCTTAAAACAGCAAAAAAATGCCGCAAATATATTCAAAGGAGTTATAAACAGTAAAGATCTGTATCACTTAACGCTGTGTAACCCGCCGTTTCATGCCAGCAGCGAAGACGCTGTTAAAGGTAGCGAACGTAAGTGGAAAAACCTTGGCAAAGCACCTAGCAGCACGCTTAACTTTGGTGGTCAAAATAACGAGCTATGGTGCGAAGGCGGTGAAGTGCAGTTTATCTCTAATATGATTAAAGAAAGTGCAGCCGTTGCTGAGCAAGTAATGTGGTTTACCTCTTTAGTCTCTAAAAAAGATAATATTGCGGCTTTAGAGCAAGCATTAAAACAGCACCCTATAGCCCAATATAAAATAGTTGATATGGCACAAGGGCAAAAAGTTAGTCGTTTTATTGCTTGGAGTTATTTTGATAAAGACACGCGTGCGCAAATTTGCGAAGAACTCGGATAA
- a CDS encoding alpha/beta fold hydrolase: protein MAITQQSVFITLADQQTLHLRRISSDKPNGAVAFFMHGAVENGKIFYTHSNKGLAPFLAEQGFVCYVADLRGRGESKPVIDKHARYGQTEAILEDIPAFIDKIEQLEGKKPDYWLAHSWGGVLMNSAFARFPNYINDVKACAYFGTKRSLFNNHPKKLLQANFIWYFMAPLMAKKHGYLPAKRLKWGSDNETQKSHWQSMQWAKKTPWIDSDDNFDYAKAVAQLTLPPTLHIAGAKDKALAQPIDIQKFIEESGPGVQKMQIYGRRYGHKVDYDHINMLTHPHARKEQFKDVLNWFATAPKA from the coding sequence GTGGCAATCACTCAGCAATCAGTATTTATAACATTAGCCGATCAGCAAACACTGCATTTACGTCGTATTAGTAGCGATAAGCCAAATGGCGCAGTGGCTTTTTTTATGCATGGCGCGGTAGAAAACGGTAAAATATTTTATACCCATAGCAACAAAGGCTTAGCGCCTTTTTTAGCCGAACAAGGGTTTGTGTGTTATGTGGCTGATTTACGTGGTCGTGGTGAAAGTAAACCGGTTATAGACAAGCATGCTCGTTATGGTCAAACCGAAGCTATTTTAGAAGATATTCCTGCATTTATAGATAAAATAGAGCAGTTAGAGGGAAAAAAACCAGATTATTGGCTGGCTCACTCTTGGGGTGGAGTGTTAATGAATAGCGCATTTGCTCGATTCCCAAATTATATTAACGACGTAAAAGCCTGTGCTTACTTTGGCACTAAGCGCTCGTTATTTAATAATCATCCTAAAAAGTTACTTCAAGCTAACTTTATTTGGTATTTTATGGCGCCGTTAATGGCTAAAAAGCATGGGTACTTACCGGCTAAACGCTTAAAGTGGGGCAGTGACAATGAAACACAAAAGTCGCATTGGCAAAGTATGCAGTGGGCTAAAAAAACACCTTGGATAGACAGTGACGATAACTTTGATTACGCCAAGGCCGTTGCACAATTAACCTTGCCGCCAACGCTGCATATTGCAGGCGCAAAAGATAAAGCCCTTGCACAACCAATAGATATTCAAAAGTTTATAGAAGAGTCAGGTCCTGGGGTACAAAAAATGCAAATTTATGGGCGTCGTTATGGTCATAAAGTAGATTACGACCATATTAATATGTTAACCCATCCGCATGCGCGCAAAGAGCAGTTTAAAGATGTACTTAATTGGTTTGCGACTGCGCCAAAAGCTTAA
- a CDS encoding tetratricopeptide repeat-containing sulfotransferase family protein: MLLKKANQLLAENKLKDAEFYYKTILKADADNGEALFGLGRIALRLERNDDAVYLLQKACERLPYMLEPLHALADAFNNVNSPNDALKVLEYAKNLASNNPDPHYYLAQHYLTYGELDKAHTTFSHALSLGVYPVTAYILLELVQLGRFDKEHNYLSNLHHLLTQTNNLRLKMVCYYALAKSYDKLEDTEQAFNYFVLANQLQRKLSEFDTQALTTFYDDIIKYNTAALLSSANKSVKGGITPLFIIGMPRSGSTLLEQMLVNHSQCSSMGESISISSDVMAFLEQKTGFSYPLCLNHLTHELINKARDLYIAKLKTASPSRPFVINKLPSNYQAIGLIYMLFPHAKFINLTRDFNATAFSVFTNYFAENEPYFCSLTEFKQYHSLYEKLMAHWQTFPALQIYNLSYEQLVTDPKGQLTALLRFIGCSFEEKCLAFYKQKIAVTTLSKHAIREPVNQHNVDKWQRYKTPLLKLLAQSQTN; the protein is encoded by the coding sequence ATGCTACTTAAAAAAGCGAATCAGTTACTGGCAGAAAACAAACTTAAAGACGCTGAGTTTTACTACAAAACAATACTTAAAGCCGATGCTGATAACGGCGAAGCCCTGTTTGGTTTAGGCCGAATTGCACTGCGCCTAGAGCGTAATGATGATGCTGTATATTTATTACAAAAAGCCTGTGAACGCCTGCCTTATATGCTTGAACCTCTACATGCGTTGGCTGATGCATTTAATAATGTAAACTCACCAAATGATGCGCTAAAAGTGCTTGAGTACGCAAAAAACCTAGCCAGTAATAACCCCGACCCACATTACTATTTGGCCCAGCACTATTTAACGTATGGTGAGCTCGATAAAGCCCATACTACTTTTTCGCATGCACTGAGCTTAGGCGTTTACCCTGTTACAGCGTATATTTTGTTAGAGTTGGTACAATTGGGGCGTTTTGACAAAGAACATAACTATCTTAGCAACTTGCATCACTTGCTAACGCAAACTAATAATTTACGCCTTAAAATGGTGTGCTATTACGCTTTGGCAAAAAGTTACGACAAACTAGAGGATACAGAGCAGGCGTTTAACTACTTTGTGTTAGCTAACCAATTACAACGAAAACTAAGCGAATTTGACACCCAAGCTCTTACTACTTTTTACGACGACATAATAAAATACAATACAGCTGCTCTTTTAAGCTCAGCGAATAAAAGCGTGAAAGGTGGCATTACTCCCCTATTCATCATTGGCATGCCACGCAGCGGCTCAACCCTACTTGAACAAATGCTGGTAAACCATAGTCAATGCTCAAGCATGGGTGAAAGTATTAGTATAAGTAGTGATGTGATGGCGTTTTTAGAACAAAAAACCGGTTTTAGTTACCCACTGTGTTTAAACCATTTAACACATGAGTTAATTAATAAAGCCCGCGACCTTTATATAGCAAAATTAAAAACAGCAAGCCCCTCTCGCCCCTTTGTTATTAATAAACTGCCGAGCAACTATCAGGCTATTGGGCTTATTTATATGCTATTTCCACATGCCAAATTTATTAATTTAACACGCGATTTTAATGCCACGGCATTTTCGGTATTTACTAATTATTTTGCCGAAAACGAACCTTACTTTTGCTCGTTAACCGAGTTTAAGCAATATCATAGCTTGTATGAAAAATTAATGGCGCATTGGCAAACATTTCCGGCATTGCAAATATATAACCTAAGTTATGAGCAATTAGTAACGGACCCCAAAGGCCAACTCACTGCACTACTTAGGTTTATAGGTTGCTCGTTTGAAGAAAAATGCTTGGCATTTTATAAACAAAAAATCGCGGTTACCACACTCAGCAAGCACGCTATACGTGAACCGGTTAATCAGCATAATGTTGATAAATGGCAACGTTACAAAACGCCATTACTTAAGCTTTTGGCGCAGTCGCAAACCAATTAA
- a CDS encoding oxidoreductase-like domain-containing protein, whose protein sequence is MQLNGLPAVAKPEKPKPDECCGGGSCCPCVWDEYKEQLAIWKRKNEQHAITIK, encoded by the coding sequence ATGCAATTAAATGGACTACCTGCAGTCGCAAAACCAGAAAAACCTAAGCCGGACGAGTGCTGTGGTGGTGGAAGTTGTTGCCCATGCGTATGGGATGAATATAAAGAGCAGCTCGCTATTTGGAAGCGCAAAAATGAGCAGCATGCAATAACAATAAAGTAA
- a CDS encoding TonB-dependent receptor plug domain-containing protein, with translation MKLKSNVLNQAVKFALATTTAGLFISGSAIAADAQTTTKVNKNLEKIAVVGTRSAPRSIGDSPVPIDIIGGEELSKSGNTDMLELLKGAIPSLNVHSMPISDAASLVRPANLRGLPSDSTLILLNGKRRHRASVIAFLGGGINDGAQGADISVIPSIALKQVEVLRDGAAAQYGSDAIAGVINFVLKDASEGGSLEVRKGEYYEGDGDTTQVSGNIGLPFTDNGFANLSFQYKTADATSRSVQRFDAKALNDAGVPDIAPITQVWGAPEVNDDISIFGNVGLELTNNSEFYMFGNYSERDVRGGFYYRNPHTRPGAYSNDGGDTLLVGDLTGDMSGNCPTIAIDDNVLDNPDYINGVANNPDCFAFNEMLPGGFTPNFGGNITDASLTIGTKGQFTDGFLKDVYYDLSGTVGYNESRYFIYDTINASLGPESPRDFSPGKYEQLEKNFNFDLSKGFDFGLAYDVNIASGLEWHEETFTVISGDEASFIAGPLTDQGFGIGSNGFPGFKPSDAGEYSRRNYAAYVDIEAPFTEEFLMGLAVRFEDYDTFGTTTNYKLMAQYHLTEDLNIRGSISTGFRAPTVGQANVSNVQTNLSSGVLVDSALLPPTNPIAIQLGGQELEPEESQSYTFGAVYTLGDLFLTVDYYNIQVDERISQSDKIELSQADKDKLTASGIPNVQNLAQVSFFTNDFDTTTQGVDLVANYSTELLNGSSTFSLAYNWNETEVTRSTIITGPFKVSRLENDLPNHRATLSWAQQWESFSAFTRVNYFGEYQGVHVDYDETAKMADAAVTLDAEITYFLNESMSFSVGAQNLLDQEAEKLDFSGASEFIPNNNWGGQYYETSPFGINGGYYYVKATYTF, from the coding sequence ATGAAATTAAAAAGCAATGTGCTAAACCAGGCAGTTAAATTTGCCTTAGCCACCACGACAGCCGGATTGTTTATATCTGGCTCTGCTATTGCAGCCGACGCGCAAACAACAACCAAAGTGAATAAGAATCTAGAAAAAATTGCTGTTGTTGGTACACGCTCAGCACCTCGCTCTATTGGTGATTCACCGGTTCCTATCGATATTATTGGTGGTGAAGAGCTAAGCAAGTCAGGTAACACCGACATGCTAGAGCTATTAAAGGGCGCTATACCTTCATTAAACGTACACTCTATGCCAATTAGCGACGCAGCGTCATTAGTGCGCCCAGCTAACCTTAGGGGCTTACCATCAGACAGCACACTTATTTTATTAAATGGTAAACGCCGCCATCGCGCTTCTGTTATCGCCTTTTTAGGCGGTGGTATTAACGATGGTGCTCAAGGTGCCGATATTTCGGTTATTCCAAGTATTGCCCTTAAGCAAGTAGAAGTACTGCGTGACGGTGCTGCTGCACAATATGGCTCTGACGCTATTGCAGGGGTTATAAACTTTGTATTAAAAGACGCCTCTGAAGGTGGCTCTCTTGAAGTGCGTAAGGGCGAGTATTACGAAGGTGATGGCGATACCACTCAAGTTTCGGGCAATATTGGCCTTCCTTTTACCGACAATGGCTTTGCAAATTTAAGCTTTCAATATAAAACCGCAGATGCAACCAGCCGCTCAGTACAACGCTTTGATGCTAAAGCACTTAATGATGCCGGCGTACCCGACATAGCACCTATTACTCAAGTATGGGGCGCACCTGAGGTTAACGACGACATTTCAATTTTTGGTAATGTAGGTTTAGAGCTAACCAATAATTCAGAGTTTTACATGTTTGGTAACTACTCTGAGCGCGATGTAAGAGGTGGTTTTTATTACCGTAACCCACACACTCGCCCGGGTGCTTATTCAAATGACGGTGGCGATACTTTACTCGTTGGCGATTTAACCGGTGATATGAGCGGCAACTGCCCAACTATTGCCATTGATGATAACGTGCTTGATAATCCAGATTATATTAATGGCGTTGCAAATAACCCTGATTGTTTTGCATTTAATGAAATGCTGCCGGGTGGTTTTACACCAAACTTTGGCGGTAATATTACCGATGCGTCACTCACTATTGGTACTAAAGGTCAGTTTACTGATGGCTTTTTAAAGGATGTGTATTACGATTTAAGTGGCACGGTTGGTTATAACGAATCTCGCTACTTTATTTACGACACGATTAATGCATCTTTAGGCCCAGAAAGCCCACGTGACTTTAGCCCAGGTAAATACGAACAATTAGAGAAAAACTTTAACTTTGATCTATCCAAAGGTTTTGATTTTGGCCTAGCATACGATGTAAACATAGCATCAGGCCTAGAATGGCATGAAGAAACCTTTACTGTGATCTCTGGCGATGAAGCCTCGTTTATTGCAGGGCCACTTACCGATCAAGGCTTTGGTATTGGTTCAAATGGCTTCCCCGGTTTTAAACCCTCTGATGCCGGTGAATATAGCCGTCGTAACTACGCCGCTTATGTTGATATAGAAGCGCCCTTTACTGAAGAGTTTTTAATGGGCTTAGCCGTTCGTTTTGAAGATTACGATACCTTTGGCACGACAACTAACTACAAATTAATGGCTCAGTATCACTTAACTGAAGATTTAAATATTCGTGGTTCAATCAGCACAGGCTTTAGAGCGCCAACCGTTGGCCAAGCTAATGTGAGTAACGTACAAACAAACCTTAGCAGCGGTGTATTAGTGGATTCTGCATTATTACCACCTACTAACCCAATTGCAATACAACTTGGCGGGCAAGAATTAGAGCCAGAAGAATCACAAAGCTATACTTTTGGCGCTGTGTACACGCTTGGCGATTTATTTTTAACGGTAGATTATTACAATATTCAAGTTGATGAGCGCATTAGTCAATCAGACAAAATTGAACTTAGCCAAGCAGATAAAGACAAACTTACTGCATCGGGCATTCCTAATGTACAAAACTTAGCACAGGTAAGCTTTTTTACTAATGATTTTGACACCACTACACAAGGTGTTGATTTAGTGGCTAACTACTCTACTGAGTTACTTAACGGCAGCTCAACATTTAGCTTAGCGTACAACTGGAATGAAACCGAAGTTACCCGCTCAACTATTATAACAGGGCCATTTAAAGTAAGCCGCCTTGAAAATGACTTACCTAATCACCGTGCAACTCTAAGCTGGGCACAACAATGGGAAAGCTTCTCAGCGTTTACCCGCGTAAACTACTTTGGTGAATACCAAGGTGTGCATGTAGATTATGACGAAACAGCTAAAATGGCAGATGCTGCGGTTACCTTAGACGCTGAAATTACTTATTTTTTAAACGAATCAATGAGCTTTTCTGTAGGTGCACAAAACTTACTTGACCAAGAAGCTGAAAAACTTGATTTTAGTGGCGCTAGTGAATTTATCCCGAATAATAATTGGGGTGGTCAATACTACGAAACATCACCATTTGGTATTAACGGTGGTTATTATTACGTTAAAGCAACTTATACTTTTTAA
- a CDS encoding thymidine kinase, producing the protein MAQLYFYYSAMNAGKSTTLLQSAFNYQERGMEPVILTAAIDDRAGVGKVSSRIGLQADAHIFDENKDVFALIQSLNQEKKRHCVLVDECQFLSKEQVMQLTDVVDELGIPVLCYGLRNDFRGELFTGSQYLLAWADKLVELKTVCHCGRKANHVLRTDENGNAIADGNQVEIGGNNRYESVCRKHYKAALNMGR; encoded by the coding sequence ATGGCGCAATTATACTTTTATTATTCTGCAATGAATGCGGGTAAATCAACCACTTTATTACAATCTGCATTTAATTACCAAGAGCGTGGTATGGAGCCGGTGATCCTCACAGCTGCAATTGATGATAGAGCGGGTGTAGGCAAAGTATCTTCGCGAATTGGGCTGCAAGCCGATGCGCATATTTTTGATGAAAACAAAGATGTATTTGCGCTGATACAGTCACTTAATCAAGAAAAAAAACGCCATTGTGTGCTGGTTGACGAATGCCAGTTTTTATCTAAAGAGCAAGTGATGCAGTTAACCGATGTGGTTGATGAACTGGGTATTCCGGTACTATGTTACGGCTTGCGTAACGATTTTAGAGGCGAGCTATTTACCGGCTCGCAGTATTTACTTGCTTGGGCCGATAAGTTAGTGGAGCTTAAAACTGTGTGTCATTGTGGTCGAAAAGCTAACCACGTATTGCGTACAGATGAAAATGGTAATGCAATAGCCGATGGTAACCAAGTAGAAATAGGCGGCAACAACCGGTATGAATCGGTGTGCCGCAAACATTATAAAGCCGCGTTAAATATGGGCCGCTAA
- the ltaE gene encoding low-specificity L-threonine aldolase: MIDFRSDTVTKPSKAMRDIMYNAPVGDDVYGDDESVNQLEAYACERFEFADALFCSSGTQANLLALMAHCERGDEYICGQSAHNYKFEGGGAAVLGSIQPQPIENEADGTLCFDKIAAAIKPDDNHFANTRLLSLENTIGGKVLALDYLAAARKFVNQHSLSLHLDGARAFNAASDLNVDITAITQHFDSVSICLSKGLGAPVGSLLLGSKALISKARRWRKVLGGGMRQAGMLAAAGQYALEHNVKRLSDDHANARYLAQQLSTLNGFNVNMKNTTNMVYASCEPNINIQQLAADLKAQGILFSPSKQLRLVTHLDITKADIDTFIKVLAAHI; encoded by the coding sequence ATGATAGATTTTCGCTCAGATACGGTAACTAAACCCTCTAAAGCTATGCGCGATATAATGTATAACGCCCCTGTAGGCGATGACGTATATGGCGATGATGAAAGCGTTAACCAACTAGAAGCTTATGCATGTGAGCGCTTTGAGTTTGCTGATGCACTTTTTTGTAGCTCAGGTACTCAAGCTAACTTATTGGCGTTAATGGCACATTGTGAGCGCGGGGACGAATACATTTGCGGTCAAAGTGCCCATAACTATAAATTTGAAGGCGGCGGCGCAGCCGTTTTAGGCTCAATACAACCCCAGCCAATTGAAAACGAAGCAGACGGTACACTTTGCTTTGATAAAATAGCGGCGGCAATAAAGCCTGATGATAATCATTTTGCCAACACCCGCTTATTAAGCCTTGAAAACACCATAGGCGGTAAAGTACTTGCTCTTGACTACCTTGCTGCGGCGCGCAAGTTTGTAAACCAGCACAGCTTATCACTACACCTAGATGGTGCTCGCGCGTTTAATGCAGCAAGCGATCTTAATGTGGATATAACCGCCATTACCCAGCACTTTGATTCTGTTTCGATTTGTTTATCTAAAGGGTTAGGTGCGCCGGTTGGCTCGTTATTGCTAGGTTCAAAAGCACTGATTAGCAAAGCAAGACGTTGGCGCAAAGTACTTGGCGGCGGTATGCGCCAAGCAGGAATGTTAGCAGCAGCAGGGCAATACGCACTTGAGCATAATGTAAAACGCTTAAGCGATGATCATGCTAATGCTCGCTACCTAGCACAGCAATTAAGTACACTTAATGGCTTTAACGTTAACATGAAAAACACCACCAACATGGTTTATGCCAGCTGCGAGCCTAATATTAATATACAGCAGCTAGCAGCTGATTTAAAAGCGCAAGGAATACTGTTTAGTCCAAGTAAGCAACTTAGGTTAGTAACTCACTTAGACATAACTAAAGCAGATATAGACACCTTTATAAAGGTTTTAGCGGCCCATATTTAA